One window from the genome of Bicyclus anynana chromosome 25, ilBicAnyn1.1, whole genome shotgun sequence encodes:
- the LOC112044037 gene encoding polyamine-transporting ATPase 13A3 isoform X2, whose translation MTLSVEQHITFDDSEMMVYGYRKCRWRVILTYILSILTCGIPFLVFHWCPRFLLYVTSIRCCFQLADQVLVIETYQKKCKSYYIHKIIDKHIADASGLLNEGFEDEFGGEKGPIDSADDLYTPLHLDDGTKLNVQQFRLFRHKKQYLIWDTARARWIRLAGVERGATCAQLHALAARPPCSERRLRILNIYGLNEIKVPVQTIMTLILLEVFNPFYMFQIFTIAVWIAERYYYYCIAIVLMSTFGVATSVIQTKKNQESLRATVEAYATVELWGGRRVDSRALCPGDVLVLPAHGCTMLCDAALLTGSAIVNESMLTGESVPVTKTALQRVDKEFNLKEHSSSVLFCGTKVIQTRYYSNEPVKAVVLRTGYNTCKGELVRSILYPVPADFKFDRDSYKFIFILACIALVGLGYTVALKAARSLTAGDIVLKALDIITIVVPPALPAAMTVGKLYAVSRLKQARISCLNTRAVNVSGSLDCICFDKTGTLTEDGLDMWGVVAVSSAVAPPILGRPQRDPRQMNDLHDLKIGMACCHSLTLLNGELAGDPLDLKMFESTGWRLEEPEVPERDHYEMLTPTVVRPKRPANINVDDMHMPLEVGIVSQYQFVSTLQRSSVAVRLLGEDVVRVYCKGAPEMLRTLCRPDTVPTNLNEVLSSYAEKGYRVIAMSTRIMEVTFKQLQKMKREDVECDLEFLGLVIMENRLKAATTGIIQELKEANIHVVMITGDNIHTAVSVAKECGILTSGERVVHLNVEHGTGLPHLYCESTVHGVGVGGRVSFERSWRSVDSGHGSWRSADARADAESAPDEPRYKIVMTGDTWKALREQYPNAVGRVIERGAVFARMSPDQKQQLVLDYQALGYYVGMCGDGANDCGALRAAHTGISLSELESSVAAPFTSAQPDIVCVARVLREGRAALSTSFGVFKFMIAYSLTEFFSVAFLYYFDANLTDFEFLYIDVALIVNFAFFFGMTQAHTGKLCKIPPLTSLLGIVPLVSIGGQMVLFAIAQYLAYLALSYFPWYVRHTYAGAEANMCWENYAIFATSMFQYIIMVIVFSHGSPYRRSVITNKHLMISVIIMTGLCLYITIAPPDWLADFFELKMPKDRLLSYIIIALASFNFVLSLFFERFIVEYLMEGKQMIPKFLKERRVRKTPHMMVKRQLTGVDYLTCDSVVTFDEDTKNNMFVSGSE comes from the exons ATGACACTAAGCGTGGAACAACATATCACGTTTGATGATAGCGAAATG ATGGTGTATGGCTACCGCAAGTGTCGATGGCGGGTTATACTGACATATATTCTATCTATATTGACATGCGGCATACCCTTCCTGGTCTTCCACTGGTGTCCCAGATTTCTACTATATGTCACCTCAATTAGATGTTGTTTCCAATTAGCAGACCAGGTTTTAGTTATT gAAACTTATCAAAAAAAATGCAAGAGTTACTACATTCACAAGATAATAGATAAACATATTGCAGATGCAAG tGGACTATTGAATGAAGGGTTTGAAGACGAGTTTGGAGGTGAGAAGGGACCTATAGATAGTGCAGATGATTTGTACACTCCTTTGCATTTAGATGATGGGACCAAATTGA acgtGCAACAATTTCGCCTGTTCCGGCACAAGAAACAGTACCTGATATGGGACACGGCGCGCGCGCGTTGGATACGCTTGGCGGGCGTGGAGCGAGGCGCTACTTGCGCGCAGTTGCATGCGTTGGCTGCTAGACCGCCTTGCTCCGAACGGAGACTGAGAAT ACTGAACATTTATGGTCTGAACGAGATCAAAGTGCCAGTGCAGACAATCATGACCCTCATCCTGTTGGAAGTGTTCAATCCGTTCTACATGTTCCAAATCTTCACCATCGCTGTATGGATCGCCGAACGCTATTACTACTACTGTATAGCCATAGTGCTCATGTCGACGTTTGGTGTTGCCACCTCCGTCATACAAACTAAAAag AATCAAGAGAGTCTCCGAGCGACAGTGGAGGCGTACGCCACGGTGGAGCTCTGGGGCGGGCGCAGGGTGGACAGCCGGGCGCTGTGTCCAGGGGACGTGCTGGTGCTGCCCGCGCACGGCTGCACTATGCTGTGCGACGCGGCGTTGCTCACTGGCTCCGCTATAGTGAACGAGAGTATGCTCACAG GTGAGTCAGTGCCAGTGACGAAGACAGCACTGCAACGCGTGGACAAAGAGTTCAATCTAAAAGAGCACAGCTCCAGCGTGCTGTTCTGTGGCACGAAGGTCATCCAGACTCGCTACTACAGCAACGAACCTGTTAA GGCCGTGGTCCTCCGTACAGGCTACAACACGTGCAAGGGTGAGCTGGTCCGCAGCATCCTGTACCCGGTGCCCGCTGACTTCAAGTTCGACCGCGACTCCTACAAGTTCATATTCATCCTCGCCTGCATCGCGCTCGTCGGATTGGGATACACCGTCGCCTTGAAG GCAGCTAGATCTCTAACAGCCGGTGACATAGTACTGAAGGCGCTAGACATTATAACTATAGTGGTGCCCCCGGCGCTGCCCGCCGCCATGACGGTCGGCAAACTGTACGCCGTGTCGCGACTGAAGCAGGCGCGGATATCCTGCCTCAACACTAGAGCCGTCAATGTTAGCGGCTCCCTCGattgtatatgttttgataag acaGGCACTCTCACAGAAGACGGTCTTGATATGTGGGGGGTTGTAGCTGTTAGCAGTGCGGTGGCCCCCCCAATACTGGGCCGGCCTCAGAGGGACCCCCGCCAGATGAATGACCTCCACGATCTGAAGATTGGCATGGCTTGCTGTCACAGCCTAACGTTGCTTAACGGAGAATTAGCTGGCGATCCCTTGGATTTGAAG ATGTTCGAGTCGACGGGCTGGAGACTGGAGGAGCCCGAAGTACCGGAGCGAGATCACTACGAGATGCTCACGCCGACGGTTGTGAGGCCGAAGCGACCTGCCAACATTAACGTCGATGACATGCAT ATGCCATTGGAGGTGGGCATAGTGTCGCAGTACCAGTTCGTATCAACGCTGCAGCGCTCGTCGGTGGCGGTGCGGTTATTGGGCGAAGATGTAGTGCGGGTGTACTGCAAGGGAGCACCCGAGATGTTGCGCACGCTCTGCAGACCCGACACAG TGCCAACAAATCTGAACGAGGTGCTAAGTTCGTACGCAGAGAAGGGCTATCGAGTGATCGCGATGTCGACGCGAATCATGGAGGTCACCTTCAAGCAGCTGCAGAAGATGAAACGGGAAGAC GTGGAATGCGACTTGGAGTTCCTGGGGCTGGTGATAATGGAGAATCGTCTCAAAGCCGCCACCACCGGCATCATCCAGGAGCTGAAGGAGGCAAATATCCACGTCGTCATGATCACTG GTGACAATATCCACACGGCGGTGAGCGTGGCCAAGGAGTGCGGCATCCTCACGAGCGGCGAGCGAGTGGTGCACCTGAACGTGGAGCACGGCACCGGCCTGCCGCATCTCTACTGCGAGAGCACTGTGCATGGG GTGGGTGTCGGCGGACGCGTGTCGTTCGAGCGCTCGTGGCGCAGCGTGGACAGCGGGCACGGCTCGTGGCGCTCGGCCGACGCGCGCGCCGACGCGGAGAGCGCGCCCGACGAGCCGCGGTACAAGATCGTCATGACCGGGGACACGTGGAAG gCACTTCGCGAACAATACCCAAACGCAGTGGGTCGGGTGATCGAGCGCGGCGCGGTGTTCGCGCGCATGTCGCCCGACCAGAAGCAGCAGCTGGTGCTGGACTATCAGGCGCTGGGATACTACGTCG GCATGTGCGGTGACGGTGCGAACGACTGCGGCGCGTTAAGGGCGGCCCACACTGGCATATCGCTGTCAGAACTTGAGAGCAGTGTGGCTGCGCCCTTTACTTCCGCGCAACCCGACATCGTCTGCGTCGCCAGGGTCCTACGCGAAGGCCGCGCCGCCCTGTCCACCAGCTTCGGCGTCTTCAAGTTCATGATCGCCTACTCCCTCACAGAATTCTTCTCCGTGGCCTTCCTTTATTACTTCGACGCGAATCTCACAGACTTCGAGTTCTTATACATTGATGTAGCTTTAATTGTTAACTTTGCATTCTTCTTTGGCATGACCCAAGCGCATACAGGTAAACTGTGTAAGATACCCCCTTTGACTTCTTTATTGGGTATTGTGCCTTTGGTGTCTATTGGTGGGCAGATGGTCTTGTTTGCTATTGCACAGTATTTGGCCTATTTGGCCTTGTCTTACTTCCCCTGGTATGTCAGACATACGTACGCAGGTGCTGAGGCTAATATGTGTTGGGAGAATTACGCCATTTTTGCGACATCCATGTTTCAGTACATCATAATGGTGATTGTATTCAGTCACGGGTCGCCGTATCGACGATCCGTGATCACTAATAAACATTTAATGATCAGTGTGATCATTATGACTGGACTTTGTTTGTATATAACTATTGCGCCTCCTGATTGGTTGGCTGATTTCTTTGAACTGAAAATGCCTAAAGATAGGCTCCTTTCGTACATAATAATTGCTTTGGCCTCctttaattttgtgttatcaTTGTTCTTCGAACGATTTATAGTGGAATATTTGATGGAAGGAAAACAGATGATTCCGAAGTTTTTGAAGGAGAGACGGGTGAGGAAGACTCCTCATATGATGGTCAAAAGGCAGTTGACCGGCGTGGACTATTTGACCTGTGATAGTGTTGTTACATTTGATGAAGATACTAAAAACAACATGTTTGTATCAGGCTCGGAATGA
- the LOC112044037 gene encoding polyamine-transporting ATPase 13A3 isoform X1: MIGSDEETQPLIEYSSIPSRENLDDVISININTDPDFDQMVYGYRKCRWRVILTYILSILTCGIPFLVFHWCPRFLLYVTSIRCCFQLADQVLVIETYQKKCKSYYIHKIIDKHIADASGLLNEGFEDEFGGEKGPIDSADDLYTPLHLDDGTKLNVQQFRLFRHKKQYLIWDTARARWIRLAGVERGATCAQLHALAARPPCSERRLRILNIYGLNEIKVPVQTIMTLILLEVFNPFYMFQIFTIAVWIAERYYYYCIAIVLMSTFGVATSVIQTKKNQESLRATVEAYATVELWGGRRVDSRALCPGDVLVLPAHGCTMLCDAALLTGSAIVNESMLTGESVPVTKTALQRVDKEFNLKEHSSSVLFCGTKVIQTRYYSNEPVKAVVLRTGYNTCKGELVRSILYPVPADFKFDRDSYKFIFILACIALVGLGYTVALKAARSLTAGDIVLKALDIITIVVPPALPAAMTVGKLYAVSRLKQARISCLNTRAVNVSGSLDCICFDKTGTLTEDGLDMWGVVAVSSAVAPPILGRPQRDPRQMNDLHDLKIGMACCHSLTLLNGELAGDPLDLKMFESTGWRLEEPEVPERDHYEMLTPTVVRPKRPANINVDDMHMPLEVGIVSQYQFVSTLQRSSVAVRLLGEDVVRVYCKGAPEMLRTLCRPDTVPTNLNEVLSSYAEKGYRVIAMSTRIMEVTFKQLQKMKREDVECDLEFLGLVIMENRLKAATTGIIQELKEANIHVVMITGDNIHTAVSVAKECGILTSGERVVHLNVEHGTGLPHLYCESTVHGVGVGGRVSFERSWRSVDSGHGSWRSADARADAESAPDEPRYKIVMTGDTWKALREQYPNAVGRVIERGAVFARMSPDQKQQLVLDYQALGYYVGMCGDGANDCGALRAAHTGISLSELESSVAAPFTSAQPDIVCVARVLREGRAALSTSFGVFKFMIAYSLTEFFSVAFLYYFDANLTDFEFLYIDVALIVNFAFFFGMTQAHTGKLCKIPPLTSLLGIVPLVSIGGQMVLFAIAQYLAYLALSYFPWYVRHTYAGAEANMCWENYAIFATSMFQYIIMVIVFSHGSPYRRSVITNKHLMISVIIMTGLCLYITIAPPDWLADFFELKMPKDRLLSYIIIALASFNFVLSLFFERFIVEYLMEGKQMIPKFLKERRVRKTPHMMVKRQLTGVDYLTCDSVVTFDEDTKNNMFVSGSE; the protein is encoded by the exons ATGATTGGTTCAGATGAAGAAACCCAACCTCTCATAGAGTATAGCTCTATTCCAAGCAGAGAGAACTTAGATGATGtgatttcaataaatataaatacagatCCAGATTTTGATCAG ATGGTGTATGGCTACCGCAAGTGTCGATGGCGGGTTATACTGACATATATTCTATCTATATTGACATGCGGCATACCCTTCCTGGTCTTCCACTGGTGTCCCAGATTTCTACTATATGTCACCTCAATTAGATGTTGTTTCCAATTAGCAGACCAGGTTTTAGTTATT gAAACTTATCAAAAAAAATGCAAGAGTTACTACATTCACAAGATAATAGATAAACATATTGCAGATGCAAG tGGACTATTGAATGAAGGGTTTGAAGACGAGTTTGGAGGTGAGAAGGGACCTATAGATAGTGCAGATGATTTGTACACTCCTTTGCATTTAGATGATGGGACCAAATTGA acgtGCAACAATTTCGCCTGTTCCGGCACAAGAAACAGTACCTGATATGGGACACGGCGCGCGCGCGTTGGATACGCTTGGCGGGCGTGGAGCGAGGCGCTACTTGCGCGCAGTTGCATGCGTTGGCTGCTAGACCGCCTTGCTCCGAACGGAGACTGAGAAT ACTGAACATTTATGGTCTGAACGAGATCAAAGTGCCAGTGCAGACAATCATGACCCTCATCCTGTTGGAAGTGTTCAATCCGTTCTACATGTTCCAAATCTTCACCATCGCTGTATGGATCGCCGAACGCTATTACTACTACTGTATAGCCATAGTGCTCATGTCGACGTTTGGTGTTGCCACCTCCGTCATACAAACTAAAAag AATCAAGAGAGTCTCCGAGCGACAGTGGAGGCGTACGCCACGGTGGAGCTCTGGGGCGGGCGCAGGGTGGACAGCCGGGCGCTGTGTCCAGGGGACGTGCTGGTGCTGCCCGCGCACGGCTGCACTATGCTGTGCGACGCGGCGTTGCTCACTGGCTCCGCTATAGTGAACGAGAGTATGCTCACAG GTGAGTCAGTGCCAGTGACGAAGACAGCACTGCAACGCGTGGACAAAGAGTTCAATCTAAAAGAGCACAGCTCCAGCGTGCTGTTCTGTGGCACGAAGGTCATCCAGACTCGCTACTACAGCAACGAACCTGTTAA GGCCGTGGTCCTCCGTACAGGCTACAACACGTGCAAGGGTGAGCTGGTCCGCAGCATCCTGTACCCGGTGCCCGCTGACTTCAAGTTCGACCGCGACTCCTACAAGTTCATATTCATCCTCGCCTGCATCGCGCTCGTCGGATTGGGATACACCGTCGCCTTGAAG GCAGCTAGATCTCTAACAGCCGGTGACATAGTACTGAAGGCGCTAGACATTATAACTATAGTGGTGCCCCCGGCGCTGCCCGCCGCCATGACGGTCGGCAAACTGTACGCCGTGTCGCGACTGAAGCAGGCGCGGATATCCTGCCTCAACACTAGAGCCGTCAATGTTAGCGGCTCCCTCGattgtatatgttttgataag acaGGCACTCTCACAGAAGACGGTCTTGATATGTGGGGGGTTGTAGCTGTTAGCAGTGCGGTGGCCCCCCCAATACTGGGCCGGCCTCAGAGGGACCCCCGCCAGATGAATGACCTCCACGATCTGAAGATTGGCATGGCTTGCTGTCACAGCCTAACGTTGCTTAACGGAGAATTAGCTGGCGATCCCTTGGATTTGAAG ATGTTCGAGTCGACGGGCTGGAGACTGGAGGAGCCCGAAGTACCGGAGCGAGATCACTACGAGATGCTCACGCCGACGGTTGTGAGGCCGAAGCGACCTGCCAACATTAACGTCGATGACATGCAT ATGCCATTGGAGGTGGGCATAGTGTCGCAGTACCAGTTCGTATCAACGCTGCAGCGCTCGTCGGTGGCGGTGCGGTTATTGGGCGAAGATGTAGTGCGGGTGTACTGCAAGGGAGCACCCGAGATGTTGCGCACGCTCTGCAGACCCGACACAG TGCCAACAAATCTGAACGAGGTGCTAAGTTCGTACGCAGAGAAGGGCTATCGAGTGATCGCGATGTCGACGCGAATCATGGAGGTCACCTTCAAGCAGCTGCAGAAGATGAAACGGGAAGAC GTGGAATGCGACTTGGAGTTCCTGGGGCTGGTGATAATGGAGAATCGTCTCAAAGCCGCCACCACCGGCATCATCCAGGAGCTGAAGGAGGCAAATATCCACGTCGTCATGATCACTG GTGACAATATCCACACGGCGGTGAGCGTGGCCAAGGAGTGCGGCATCCTCACGAGCGGCGAGCGAGTGGTGCACCTGAACGTGGAGCACGGCACCGGCCTGCCGCATCTCTACTGCGAGAGCACTGTGCATGGG GTGGGTGTCGGCGGACGCGTGTCGTTCGAGCGCTCGTGGCGCAGCGTGGACAGCGGGCACGGCTCGTGGCGCTCGGCCGACGCGCGCGCCGACGCGGAGAGCGCGCCCGACGAGCCGCGGTACAAGATCGTCATGACCGGGGACACGTGGAAG gCACTTCGCGAACAATACCCAAACGCAGTGGGTCGGGTGATCGAGCGCGGCGCGGTGTTCGCGCGCATGTCGCCCGACCAGAAGCAGCAGCTGGTGCTGGACTATCAGGCGCTGGGATACTACGTCG GCATGTGCGGTGACGGTGCGAACGACTGCGGCGCGTTAAGGGCGGCCCACACTGGCATATCGCTGTCAGAACTTGAGAGCAGTGTGGCTGCGCCCTTTACTTCCGCGCAACCCGACATCGTCTGCGTCGCCAGGGTCCTACGCGAAGGCCGCGCCGCCCTGTCCACCAGCTTCGGCGTCTTCAAGTTCATGATCGCCTACTCCCTCACAGAATTCTTCTCCGTGGCCTTCCTTTATTACTTCGACGCGAATCTCACAGACTTCGAGTTCTTATACATTGATGTAGCTTTAATTGTTAACTTTGCATTCTTCTTTGGCATGACCCAAGCGCATACAGGTAAACTGTGTAAGATACCCCCTTTGACTTCTTTATTGGGTATTGTGCCTTTGGTGTCTATTGGTGGGCAGATGGTCTTGTTTGCTATTGCACAGTATTTGGCCTATTTGGCCTTGTCTTACTTCCCCTGGTATGTCAGACATACGTACGCAGGTGCTGAGGCTAATATGTGTTGGGAGAATTACGCCATTTTTGCGACATCCATGTTTCAGTACATCATAATGGTGATTGTATTCAGTCACGGGTCGCCGTATCGACGATCCGTGATCACTAATAAACATTTAATGATCAGTGTGATCATTATGACTGGACTTTGTTTGTATATAACTATTGCGCCTCCTGATTGGTTGGCTGATTTCTTTGAACTGAAAATGCCTAAAGATAGGCTCCTTTCGTACATAATAATTGCTTTGGCCTCctttaattttgtgttatcaTTGTTCTTCGAACGATTTATAGTGGAATATTTGATGGAAGGAAAACAGATGATTCCGAAGTTTTTGAAGGAGAGACGGGTGAGGAAGACTCCTCATATGATGGTCAAAAGGCAGTTGACCGGCGTGGACTATTTGACCTGTGATAGTGTTGTTACATTTGATGAAGATACTAAAAACAACATGTTTGTATCAGGCTCGGAATGA